Proteins found in one Pirellulales bacterium genomic segment:
- a CDS encoding DUF1501 domain-containing protein, producing the protein MRCDYACHSPEHLLARRRFLGQVAASSGLFVGGLGAAVRPAAAEQLAKNQKRILCFYMAGGLSQLESWDPKPKTDTGGPFRAIPTSVPGVHISELLPNIAKQMQHLMIVRGVNTKEDDHGKGGYMMTTGRRQTPAADYPTLGAVTAKALAPDESAIPGHIRISPGGGGGRSDDAAYLGPRYASIVLGNGNPPANSARDGSLSAAADEERNRLRRLADERFLSRRRTALTDAYTYSYEQAQRLMGERDLFDVSKEPAADLERYGTYDLGRHCLLARRLLSGGATFVQVTHSNYDTHNENFDFHLEQLGEFDRSFAALVADLADRGMLDSTLIVVLAEFGRTPRINHFYGRDHWSAAWSVLLGGCGVQRGGAFGKTNANGTEVVEHQVDHAQLFHTYLSAVGLDPSESFDVGGRSMPMADPAASAIKELLV; encoded by the coding sequence ATGCGCTGCGACTATGCCTGCCATTCGCCCGAGCATTTGCTCGCGCGGCGTCGCTTCCTGGGGCAAGTGGCCGCCAGCAGTGGACTTTTCGTGGGCGGACTGGGCGCCGCCGTGCGTCCCGCCGCGGCCGAGCAACTGGCCAAGAACCAGAAACGCATCCTCTGCTTCTACATGGCCGGCGGCCTCAGCCAGTTGGAAAGCTGGGATCCCAAGCCCAAGACCGACACGGGCGGACCGTTCCGCGCGATTCCGACCTCGGTCCCCGGCGTCCACATCTCCGAGCTGCTTCCCAATATCGCCAAACAGATGCAGCACCTGATGATCGTGCGCGGCGTGAACACCAAAGAAGACGATCACGGCAAGGGGGGCTACATGATGACGACCGGCCGTCGCCAGACGCCCGCCGCCGATTACCCGACGCTGGGTGCCGTCACGGCCAAGGCCCTGGCTCCCGACGAAAGCGCCATTCCTGGCCATATTCGCATTTCACCGGGCGGAGGCGGCGGACGATCGGACGACGCCGCGTATCTCGGTCCGCGCTACGCGAGCATCGTGCTCGGCAATGGCAATCCGCCCGCCAACAGCGCCCGCGACGGCTCTCTTTCGGCCGCCGCGGATGAAGAACGTAATCGCCTGCGCCGTCTGGCGGACGAGCGCTTCCTGTCGCGCCGTCGCACGGCGCTCACGGACGCCTACACCTACAGCTATGAACAAGCGCAGCGGCTCATGGGCGAGCGCGACCTGTTCGATGTCAGCAAAGAGCCGGCCGCCGATCTCGAGCGTTACGGAACGTACGACCTGGGCCGGCACTGTCTGCTCGCCCGGCGACTATTGTCCGGGGGCGCGACGTTCGTCCAGGTCACGCACTCGAACTACGACACGCACAACGAAAACTTCGATTTCCACCTGGAACAACTCGGCGAATTCGATCGCTCGTTCGCCGCGCTCGTGGCTGACCTGGCCGATCGGGGCATGCTTGATAGCACGTTGATCGTGGTGCTGGCCGAGTTCGGCCGGACGCCGCGGATCAACCATTTTTACGGCCGCGATCATTGGTCGGCCGCCTGGAGCGTCCTCTTGGGCGGATGCGGCGTGCAGCGCGGCGGCGCCTTTGGAAAAACCAACGCCAACGGCACCGAAGTGGTCGAGCACCAGGTCGACCACGCGCAGCTTTTCCACACCTATCTGAGCGCCGTGGGGCTTGATCCGTCGGAAAGCTTCGACGTCGGCGGCCGTTCGATGCCCATGGCCGACCCGGCGGCCAGCGCCATCAAGGAGTTGCTCGTATGA